One segment of Methanobacterium formicicum DSM 3637 DNA contains the following:
- a CDS encoding flavodoxin domain-containing protein, which yields MQRTLLIYESKYGATEKIVKYLTPILGPANYCTTDQFTDSYKDFDFFVIGSGVYSGKLDPEIYDFVDNNRDWLKDKPVALFSVSLSLKDGDENLKNLSKIIGSTVNLKSLGVTLTLSDLSDEDSYALDIFSQKVGFPLKDMDNFNLEEVTNYALELKEIKESLISPAPQTRKFIEEFLTSHNTCTLSTGYQNRVRSTPIEYNYFNGYIYLLSEGGEKFANLPLNNQVSVAVYEDYTGFFNLAGMQITGTSEIISEGSPEYEDVLRMKGLKIDFIKRNPVKMNMIKITIGKVEFLYSEFKKLGYEAKQIQNFK from the coding sequence ATGCAAAGAACTCTTTTAATCTATGAAAGTAAGTATGGGGCAACTGAAAAGATAGTTAAATATTTAACACCCATTCTGGGTCCTGCTAACTACTGCACCACAGACCAGTTCACTGATTCATATAAAGATTTTGACTTTTTCGTTATTGGATCTGGAGTCTATAGTGGTAAACTGGACCCTGAAATATATGATTTTGTTGATAATAACCGGGACTGGTTAAAAGATAAGCCTGTAGCTCTTTTCTCTGTATCCCTCAGTCTTAAAGATGGGGATGAAAATCTTAAGAATCTTTCAAAAATCATAGGTAGTACAGTCAACCTGAAATCCCTTGGTGTTACTTTAACCCTCAGTGATTTAAGTGATGAAGATTCCTATGCACTGGATATTTTCAGTCAAAAAGTTGGTTTTCCATTAAAGGACATGGATAACTTCAACCTGGAAGAAGTCACCAATTATGCCCTGGAACTTAAAGAAATTAAGGAAAGTTTAATATCCCCGGCTCCTCAAACCAGAAAATTCATTGAAGAGTTCTTAACCAGCCATAATACCTGCACCCTTTCCACCGGTTACCAGAACAGGGTCAGATCCACCCCAATAGAATACAACTACTTCAATGGTTACATTTACCTTTTGAGTGAAGGTGGAGAGAAATTTGCCAATCTCCCCCTTAACAACCAGGTCTCGGTGGCGGTTTATGAGGACTACACTGGATTTTTTAACCTGGCGGGTATGCAGATAACCGGTACATCCGAGATAATCAGTGAAGGTAGCCCGGAATATGAGGATGTTCTCCGGATGAAAGGGCTGAAAATTGATTTTATAAAGCGTAACCCTGTTAAAATGAATATGATAAAGATCACCATTGGTAAGGTTGAATTTCTTTATTCAGAGTTTAAAAAGCTGGGTTATGAAGCAAAACAAATTCAAAACTTTAAATAA
- a CDS encoding PIG-L family deacetylase, with translation MKRTFHILFITIPLLLLITLFPVLSASDTSQTNGTQNGTNTSSSAEKVAFIIPHPDDETIGAGGTIGKLMANGTKIHFELMASGDGQGATLLNVTNYYKIDIPANSSSSYTKKLIREDSFKRVMTIYGCDDYNIQGYDDGTLTAAEVFTTMEDLYLNQGCTVFYTVTGDGNSDHMACYQGMLMMEMKYPNLEYREFPIYYYHASRPASLALTNNTTDEDVSQYTSKKLSAFQVYYNINTIHKIFYPYSDGLYSSSPERMYYIN, from the coding sequence ATGAAAAGAACATTTCACATTCTTTTTATAACCATACCACTCCTGTTATTAATTACATTATTCCCCGTACTTTCAGCCAGTGATACTTCACAAACCAATGGAACACAAAACGGGACCAATACATCTTCATCTGCCGAGAAAGTGGCATTTATTATCCCCCACCCAGATGATGAGACCATTGGTGCTGGTGGAACCATTGGGAAACTCATGGCCAATGGAACCAAAATCCATTTTGAACTAATGGCATCCGGTGATGGGCAGGGTGCAACCTTACTAAATGTAACTAATTACTATAAAATTGATATTCCTGCAAATTCATCATCCAGCTACACTAAAAAATTGATAAGAGAAGATTCGTTTAAAAGGGTAATGACCATTTATGGTTGTGATGATTACAATATACAGGGATATGATGATGGTACATTAACTGCTGCCGAGGTATTCACCACCATGGAAGATCTCTACCTGAACCAGGGATGCACTGTTTTCTACACTGTTACAGGGGATGGTAACAGTGACCACATGGCCTGTTACCAGGGCATGTTAATGATGGAGATGAAATACCCCAACCTGGAGTACAGGGAGTTCCCCATCTATTACTATCACGCATCCAGACCCGCATCACTGGCCCTAACCAATAACACCACCGATGAAGATGTAAGTCAATACACTTCCAAAAAATTGAGCGCATTCCAGGTGTACTACAACATTAACACCATCCATAAAATTTTCTATCCTTACAGTGATGGTTTATACAGTAGCAGTCCAGAAAGAATGTATTACATAAATTAA
- a CDS encoding NAD(P)H-dependent oxidoreductase gives MKIMIAYYSWQGHTRKVVEALAAKLGAETERIEPVKQSSMATKAMKAYFSLKSDINPCRTDLSDLDHLIVATPVWADHPTPYVMKYISLLTNTSEKTFSILVEMGGRGADITIKKVRKALEKKGMKFVASAVTVERDVDDDNFESTITDMADLIKNISIV, from the coding sequence ATGAAAATAATGATTGCATATTACTCATGGCAGGGACATACCCGCAAGGTGGTTGAAGCACTGGCAGCGAAGTTAGGTGCTGAAACTGAAAGGATTGAACCCGTCAAACAATCTAGCATGGCCACCAAGGCCATGAAAGCATACTTTTCTTTAAAATCTGATATTAATCCATGCAGAACCGATCTAAGTGATTTGGATCATCTTATTGTTGCCACTCCAGTCTGGGCTGATCACCCCACTCCTTATGTGATGAAATACATTTCCCTGCTAACCAACACCAGTGAAAAGACTTTCTCAATCCTGGTGGAAATGGGAGGTAGGGGAGCTGATATAACAATAAAGAAGGTTAGAAAAGCATTGGAGAAAAAAGGCATGAAGTTTGTAGCATCTGCAGTGACTGTAGAACGAGATGTTGATGATGATAACTTTGAATCAACAATAACTGATATGGCTGATTTAATTAAAAATATAAGTATAGTTTAG